In a single window of the Dinghuibacter silviterrae genome:
- a CDS encoding cytochrome P450 — protein MQSPHQLGDLSSWYAQMRNENPVYYDEEFPLIFGPKGSWQVFCYEDVRRVLSDYSVFSNEYMPKIEENPIGNSFNQTDPPLHGKLRALVSGAFSVEAMRQLEDTVYTQCEGLITKVLNQGEWDIVNDFALPLSASVIAQALGIPPQHFESFNAWTKMVVEGTGFYQGQEGMKNFFLELFEERRMRPQPDLISHLLTENMDPEHIFAHCIILFMAGYETTSTLIGNALFYLSEHETLQDQLHALPGDIPRAINEVLRLRPSALNMYRIAAQDVELKGQWIKKGQFVTAWIGSANRDPSVFPYPNHFDLDRTNFSQILSFGHGIHFCVGAPLARLEARIALEVILRHMKKLKVRENTQLVPATSSTMLSGFKSLPLTFEVRA, from the coding sequence ATGCAATCCCCTCACCAGTTGGGTGATCTTTCCTCATGGTATGCACAGATGAGGAATGAGAACCCTGTGTATTATGACGAAGAATTTCCTTTGATATTTGGACCTAAGGGGTCTTGGCAGGTGTTCTGTTATGAGGATGTGCGCCGGGTCCTTTCAGACTATTCCGTTTTCTCTAACGAATACATGCCCAAGATCGAGGAAAACCCGATAGGTAACAGTTTCAACCAAACCGATCCTCCCTTGCATGGGAAGCTGAGGGCCCTGGTATCCGGGGCCTTTTCTGTCGAGGCGATGCGTCAGTTAGAGGACACAGTTTATACCCAATGTGAAGGCTTAATCACAAAAGTGCTGAATCAGGGCGAATGGGATATTGTAAACGATTTTGCTCTGCCCCTATCCGCGAGTGTCATTGCACAGGCATTGGGGATTCCTCCGCAACACTTTGAAAGTTTCAACGCCTGGACAAAGATGGTAGTTGAGGGGACCGGATTTTACCAGGGTCAGGAAGGAATGAAGAACTTTTTCCTGGAATTGTTCGAGGAGAGACGGATGCGTCCCCAGCCGGATTTGATTTCACACCTGCTGACGGAGAATATGGACCCGGAACACATCTTTGCACACTGCATTATTCTGTTCATGGCAGGATATGAAACGACCTCCACCCTTATTGGAAATGCTTTATTCTATTTATCAGAGCACGAAACACTTCAGGACCAGCTCCACGCGCTTCCTGGAGATATTCCCAGGGCGATCAACGAGGTGCTGCGCTTACGGCCTTCTGCCCTGAACATGTATCGCATCGCAGCCCAGGATGTAGAATTGAAAGGGCAATGGATCAAGAAAGGACAATTCGTGACGGCCTGGATAGGCTCGGCCAACCGGGATCCATCCGTTTTTCCCTATCCTAATCATTTTGACCTGGACCGGACCAACTTTTCTCAGATCCTGAGCTTCGGGCACGGGATCCATTTTTGTGTAGGCGCCCCCCTAGCGAGATTGGAGGCGAGGATCGCTCTCGAAGTCATCCTTCGGCACATGAAGAAGCTGAAGGTCAGGGAGAATACCCAGCTTGTTCCGGCCACGTCCAGTACAATGTTGTCTGGGTTTAAAAGCCTCCCACTCACGTTCGAGGTCAGGGCTTGA